In Bacteroides cellulosilyticus, the genomic stretch CTGCCTCAGTTTACGGAAGGTCTTTATATGGATTTCGGAGCGCTGCTTTCGCTAAAAGGCGCCAAAGTTGAAGCAGGCAGTATGGCCAGTTTCAAGATCAACCCGTACTATTTGGAGATTCCGGTACACATTGGCTATAAATATGCTGTAAATGATAATTTCTCCTTGTTTGCCAATGCAGGTCCTTACATTGCAATCGGTCTGTTCGGTAAAGCGAAAATGACAGCTGACGGCAGTTTGGTAGATGGAGGTTCCAAGGTTTCCGAATCAGAGAACGTGTTTGGCGATGACGGATTCAAACGTTTTGACCTTGGATTGGGACTGAAAGCAGGTATAGAAATCAGTAAGAAGTATCAGTTCTCCATCGGCTACGACTTCGGATTTATTGAAGCTGAGGAATTGATGGGCTGCAAGAATAGAAACCTGATGATTTCCTTAGGACTCATGTTCTAACGATATCAGGAATAAGAAAAAGGCGTCATCCAACGCCTTCTTCCAACATACTTGATCCTTATATTTACAATTACATAAACCAATTTAAAGACTTAATTACATGAAAAAGATTTTAGTAATATTCGCATTATTGGCAATAAGTTTCACGAGTATAAATGCACAAGAGAACCTCAAATGGGGGGCAACGCTCGGTATGAACTCCAGTAATTTTTCCGGAGATGCATTCAGTAGCAAAGTAGGATTCCACGCCGGAGTCAAGGCTGAAGTGGGATTGCCACAAATTGCCGAAGGAGTATATTTGGATTTAGGTGCCCTACTGTCACTAAAAGGTGCCAAGGTTAATCTTGGTTCCTACGATATCAAGTATAATCCTTGCTATTTAGAAATTCCCGTACACATGGGTTATAAATATACAGTGAATGAGAATTTCGCCGTTTTCGGCAATGCAGGTCCTTATGTTGCTATCGGTCTCTTTGGTAAGGTTAAGATAGATGGAGCTGAATCGTCGGATGCATCTGATAATGTTTTCGATGAAGATGGTGGTGGCATGAAACGTTTTGATCTCGGTCTCGGGTTGAAATTCGGTGTAGAATTCTGCAAAAAGTTTCAAGTTGCTTTCGGGTATGACTGGGGGTTAATAGATAACGCCGATCACATAGATAACAAGAACCGTAACATGATGATCTCTCTGAGCTATATGTTCTAAAAACATAAAGTAATCAGCAAAGGGCGTCATTGAACGCCCTTTGCTGATTACTCTTTCACCTTGCACACACTACCCTTTCCTTATTCACCGGCATCAACGGATGGAATGGCATTTTTATCCTGCCGATTAAGCATATTTCAGTATTTATCCGTAAGTTTGCATCCCAATAATTTAACTGATTGAGATATGACTTACGATATACCCACAATGGTTTCTGAAGCAACCGGAGTTCTTAAGTCTCTGATTGCTATCCCTTCTCTTAGCCGCGATGAAGAAAAAGCAGCTGATTATCTACAGAATTATATAGAGTTGCAAGGCATGGCAACCGGACGAAAAGGCAATAACGTATGGTGTCTTAGTCCGATGTTCGACTTAAATAAGCCTACCTTGTTGCTGAACTCACACATTGATACCGTGAAAGCTGTGAACGGCTGGCGGAAAGATCCGTTTACACCTACCATGGAAAGTAACGGGAAATTATATGGATTAGGTAGTAATGATGCCGGAGCAAGTGTCGTCAGTCTGTTGCAAGTCTTTCTGCATCTTTGCCGTACCACACAGAAGTATAATCTCATCTATCTCGCTTCCTGCGAAGAAGAAGTTTCCGGGAAAGGGGGCATCGAATGCGTATTGCCTGAACTTCCTCCGATCCATTTTGCTATTGTAGGTGAACCTACCGAAATGCAACCTGCCATTGCGGAAAAGGGATTAATGGTACTGGACGTGACCGCTTACGGGAAAGCCGGACATGCCGCACGAAATGAAGGAGACAATGCCATATATAAAGTATTGGAAGATATCGCCTGGTTCCGCGACCATCATTTTGAAAAGGTATCTCCACTATTAGGTCCTGTAAAGATGAGTGTAACGCAGATCAATGCAGGCACGCAACACAATGTAATCCCAGACCGTTGTACCTTTGTGGTAGACATCCGCAGCAACGAGTGTTACAGCAATCAGGAACTATTTGCAGAAATACAAAAACACATTACCTGCGAGGCCAAAGCACGTTCGTTCCGTTTAAGTTCTTCTCATGTGGAAGAGCAGCACCCGATAGTGCAACGTGCCGTTGCCATGGGACGTGTACCTTTCGGCTCCCCTACCCTTTCCGACCAGGCTCTGATGTCATTCCCTTCTTTGAAAATGGGACCGGGAAAGAGCAGCCGTTCCCATACGGCAGATGAGTTCATTTTCATTCAGGAGATAGAAGAGGCGATAGAACTGTATCTGAAATTGTTGGACGGGGCAGTTATCCATGTCTGACTCAAAACAAATCAACTATTCAATTATCACACAAAATGAGATATGCCCTTTCATGTTTACTGAGTATCAGCATACTATTTATATGCATAACAGCTGAAGCAAAAGCTGACGCTACTTCTGATTCAATATACACTCTCAAACACGTTTTGAAAGTACATATTGCCACACCAGACAGTGCTCTCAGTTTACTAAATACAATGGAGGCAAAGAAACTTGAAAAGCTTTGCCTGATAAATGCGCAACGAGGAATAGTCTACGCCGGCAAAGGGCAACAACGAATGGCTTTGAATTATGCCCTGAAAGCCTATCAAGACACTATACTCCGACACGAATATATCTATTACTTACAGACAATGTCATGTATTGTCAACGCATATAAACTTCTGGAAAATCATAAACTAAGCATCCGTTATCTGACAGAAGGCATCAAGGCCGCCCGAGAAATGGGACATAAGCAGACAGAAGCTAATTTCCTGTTCACTATGGGAGAAAACTATTATGCTTTAAACCAAAAGCAAGAAGCGTATGACTATTTCATACAAGCCATTAATTTATTGGAGAATGAAGAATCATTCCGCATGAAGCCCTATCTTTCTTATTTTTACGGAGAGTTAACCAGTTACCTGTCCAAAGAGGGGAAATATAAAGAAGCAATTGCTATCTGCAATAAACGTGAAGAATTAATCAACCTGATGAAAAAGCAAGATGGCATTCCATTGGGATATATAAACCAGCAATCGGCCTATTTATATATCAAGCAAGCCTATCTCTATGCCAAATCAGAAGAAACAGAAAAAGCTTTAGACTATTTTTCCCGATTCTCCGCCACCAACTATTCAAAAAAGAAGGATATGCAAAGATACGTCCTGGTATATCAATTGGCCATGAAACAATATGGGCAGGTATTGGATTACTACGAAAAAAAAGAGCCGATCAATCAAACAACAGATACGATAAACAACGATTTCATCGAGGTATTAGTGAATTTATCAGAGGCCTGCCAAGGTTTGAGCAATTATCGGGAAGCCCTCCAATATCAGAAAAGGATACAGGTTATAGAAGACAGTTTGAATGTTCGTGACAAAAAAGAAACTGCTCTGGAATTGGCTACTATCTACAAACTGCAAGAGAAGGAATGGAACATTCGTCAAAAGGATGAGCAACTCCATAATTCTTTTATAGTTCAGGTTTTGTTAGGTTGCGCATTCGTTTTAGCTCTCATATCACTATGGCTGGCCATACGCCACATGAACATCATAAGAAAAAAGAATATACTCATGGCAAATAAGCTGGACAGTTTGATGTCTTATGAAAGAGAGATAGACAGACTACACAGGCAGATAGCTGTAATAGAAGAATCCGATCAGGAAAATTCTCTCAACAAAAGCTTATTTAAAAAGATGGAACGCCTTATCAAAGACGAGAAACTTTATCTGATACCTGAGCTTTCAAGGCAAGATATGCTGGAGCGACTCTCCATAGATAAAAACCGATTCGGACAAATGTTACAAGAAAATACAAATATGACTTTCTCGCAATATCTCACAGAAATACGTTTGAAACATGCATTAACAGAATTAAAGATTCACCCGAACTATACCATACAAGCCATTTCCGAAGAATCCGGCTTTGCCAATACCCGCAATTTTCAGCGTTTATTTAAAGCTGCATTTGACATGACACCTTCCGATTACAAGAAGATAGTACAGGAAAAACAGCACAGAGAGCCCCCTATGGACTAATGGGGTTACACCACAACATCATAATAGTGTAACCCTCATTTTCAAAACCTTCAACTCAAATGCTATCTGTTATTCCTTCTCCATATAAGTGCGTTTCACCACCCACTTACCATCACTTTTATAACATTGCACTACCATCATCGTACTTCCCTTTTCAAAGTTGAAAGAGACCCATTCTCCTTCAGTTTCTGTCAGGAAAGCGTTCAATGCATCTAAAGCGGCCTTGTCACTACCATTCAGGCAAGCCTCGGCATACTTATTGTTTTTCTCGGTGTCATCACTCCAATTTATTTCCAGGGTTTCGCCATATACTTTCTTAATATCTTTATAATATTGGCGCATAATGGTGAAAGGTACTTGGGTTTCAAATAAATTCACTTCCTGCACCTTATACAGCTTATCACTCTTGAAGGTATAACCGACAGTCGTCTCTTTTCCTCCCGTCAGCGAAGAGCCGAACTCACTTTTCAATACGGCCGCATACAATTCGGCATCCCCTTTCTGTTTCTCCAACACACCGCCACAGTTCCGCTGAGTCTCTTCAAGATTATCACCCCAGAAGGAATTGCGTACATCACAAGCTACTACCTGCAATTCTTTCTGTATAACGTCGTCCCTATAAATCTTACCTTCCGCATCAGGATAGTTGAACTGATAGCGCACCTTGAAACTAACCGTGTATGTACCTGCTTCGCTGAAGGCATACGTATAGCTACAAACATTATTTTCCGCTTCTACGGGCAGATCGGCTATGCCACCCAAATTGAAAGAATACTCCGTTTTCGACACGTCTGAACTGACTGATGCCGGCAAAGCAAAACTCATCTTCACAGGCTGGCCTACTCCTACTCGCGTACGATCAAACGTAATGTTTCCGGAAAGTTGCGGAACATTAGCAACCGGAGTATCATCCGAAGAACAAGCTCCCAATAAAAACACAGTAAGCAGGCATAAAGACAGCCCAAAAATTCTTTTCATCTTCATTTTCTTTTTATGTTTAAAATTATAGCGAGCAAAGTTAAGCCATAAACATTATTTATTAGATAGAAAAGAGAAATGACAGGCGACAAATAGTCCATATAGATGCGACAAGATGCTAAATACAAGCAGACAAACCATTCCGGATGTACAGTCTATATATCAATACCACCGTCATATAGACGCCCAAAGAACAGGATAAAAGAAAAGCGTTCAGTCTTTCTAAATACGGATGATTGAACGTATAGGCCGGAAGTTTAGAATGATCCGTTATTTATCCGCATCACATACACACTTTTCTCGCATAGCATAAAAATGTATCCTGCTATAACTGCAACGGTGACGATATATTCGTCCTGCCAATCACACAGTGTAAGAAAACCGAAAAATCTGCTATTTCTCCTTTCACAGGAAGTTAAGAGTTTGTCGACAGGAAGTTAACTTCTTGTCAACAAACTCCTAATTTCTTGTCGACAAGAAACTGACACTTTGTAGCGCATTGATAATCAGCGATAAATCCCCTTGTACGAAAAAGGATATTCGTACACATATATTACTTGCTTTTCACATACCTCTTATATATTCCGTTTGAATCGGGCGTGCCTCAAACAAGCAATGTCATGATGCAAAACAAGCAATGTCGTAATACGGAATATTGCTAGTTTTGCATCATGACATTGCTTGTTATAATTATACTCAATACATCAAGTGTTCTTTTCTTCCTGCAGCCTTTCAGTTTTTTCCCGAACTTCCTGTTCATCGGCATTCCAGCTGAAACTTCCAGGATTATAGTTGTTTCAGGCATATTTCAGCCGGAATGCCGATGAACAGGAAGTTCGAGAAGATCTGAAAGAACGGGAAGAGCATTTTCTCTGAAATAGTGGGTGTAGGATATTCCATAAAAAGCATCCTTCCTTTTGGTTATTCCCTACAATTCATTTATCTTTGCATAAGCCGAAGAGAAATGCGGCATGTTGAAGCTATTTTTGATAACGAAAAAACTGGTAATTTTATTTAAGTCAAAAAACAGAACTTCAATAAAGATGTTTCACGCAGACCAAAAAGGGTCGGGCGTGCAAGCATGTTTATGAGTTCTGTGGGTATACCAGTGCCTTTCGTTACATAAATATGAACTATACGTCCGACTTCTTTTTGCATAAAGGGGATGAGGGCAATTTTAAATATTTAAAACCCGAAGAAGACATGAATACCCCGAAGGATGAGATGATAACAGCAGCCATCCACTGCATGGTAGAACAGAGGAAGCACGAGATATGGGAGGTGCTCTACCCATTAAGTATAAAATATGGTTTTACGCTCGATTCCGACTATGCCAGCATCAAGCTGGAACCTCCCTGTAAAGACTTTCCGGAAGAAAAATGCGAATGTAAATTACCGCTTGATTCCGTGTACAGTGCCTTTGTGAAAGGTGATTTTCTTTATGTGATGTGCCGCGGGAAGGTGTATTTCATTCTCGATCTGGAAAGTGGAGTGTGGAGGATATACTTGCCGATGCACAGACCTCCAAGGCTGAAAGTACTGTGGTGGAATATTCAAGAGACGGTAAAGGATTTGGTATGGTTCGCGAGACATTGGAAAGGACTGAAATAATTTTAATCAGTACTATTTTTACAAACATGAATTATCCTTGCTAATAAATCCTATTAGTTTACTGATTATCAATAGATAGTATTTACATTCAATT encodes the following:
- a CDS encoding porin family protein, with the translated sequence MKKILALVAILAIGLGSINAQDNLRWGVTAGMNVSSLNVTGLDSRVGFHAGVKAELGLPQFTEGLYMDFGALLSLKGAKVEAGSMASFKINPYYLEIPVHIGYKYAVNDNFSLFANAGPYIAIGLFGKAKMTADGSLVDGGSKVSESENVFGDDGFKRFDLGLGLKAGIEISKKYQFSIGYDFGFIEAEELMGCKNRNLMISLGLMF
- a CDS encoding porin family protein, translated to MKKILVIFALLAISFTSINAQENLKWGATLGMNSSNFSGDAFSSKVGFHAGVKAEVGLPQIAEGVYLDLGALLSLKGAKVNLGSYDIKYNPCYLEIPVHMGYKYTVNENFAVFGNAGPYVAIGLFGKVKIDGAESSDASDNVFDEDGGGMKRFDLGLGLKFGVEFCKKFQVAFGYDWGLIDNADHIDNKNRNMMISLSYMF
- a CDS encoding M20 family metallo-hydrolase; the protein is MTYDIPTMVSEATGVLKSLIAIPSLSRDEEKAADYLQNYIELQGMATGRKGNNVWCLSPMFDLNKPTLLLNSHIDTVKAVNGWRKDPFTPTMESNGKLYGLGSNDAGASVVSLLQVFLHLCRTTQKYNLIYLASCEEEVSGKGGIECVLPELPPIHFAIVGEPTEMQPAIAEKGLMVLDVTAYGKAGHAARNEGDNAIYKVLEDIAWFRDHHFEKVSPLLGPVKMSVTQINAGTQHNVIPDRCTFVVDIRSNECYSNQELFAEIQKHITCEAKARSFRLSSSHVEEQHPIVQRAVAMGRVPFGSPTLSDQALMSFPSLKMGPGKSSRSHTADEFIFIQEIEEAIELYLKLLDGAVIHV
- a CDS encoding helix-turn-helix domain-containing protein, which codes for MEAKKLEKLCLINAQRGIVYAGKGQQRMALNYALKAYQDTILRHEYIYYLQTMSCIVNAYKLLENHKLSIRYLTEGIKAAREMGHKQTEANFLFTMGENYYALNQKQEAYDYFIQAINLLENEESFRMKPYLSYFYGELTSYLSKEGKYKEAIAICNKREELINLMKKQDGIPLGYINQQSAYLYIKQAYLYAKSEETEKALDYFSRFSATNYSKKKDMQRYVLVYQLAMKQYGQVLDYYEKKEPINQTTDTINNDFIEVLVNLSEACQGLSNYREALQYQKRIQVIEDSLNVRDKKETALELATIYKLQEKEWNIRQKDEQLHNSFIVQVLLGCAFVLALISLWLAIRHMNIIRKKNILMANKLDSLMSYEREIDRLHRQIAVIEESDQENSLNKSLFKKMERLIKDEKLYLIPELSRQDMLERLSIDKNRFGQMLQENTNMTFSQYLTEIRLKHALTELKIHPNYTIQAISEESGFANTRNFQRLFKAAFDMTPSDYKKIVQEKQHREPPMD